A window of Sus scrofa isolate TJ Tabasco breed Duroc chromosome 15, Sscrofa11.1, whole genome shotgun sequence genomic DNA:
gggatcctgtgttgctgtgagctgtggtgtaggccggcagctgcagctctgatttgacccctagcctgggaacctccatatgccacaggtgtatccctaagaagaagaaaaatgaatttgaggTCAATTAAAAGCATCTCTAGGatgcactaaaaagcaaaataaatttaaaaaaaaaagcatctttgcTCTTTGTAGTAGAATTGCAGCAGTGTATGGATTCTTTGTGAAAAATCTCTGTAGCACCTACCAAGAATTATGTCACATAAATTAGCTGTTCATTGTTTCTACATTGAAAATGGGGGtagatgttctttctttttctttttacggccacagcTGGGGttgattcccaggctggggttgattcagagctgcagctactggcctctgccacaccatagcaacactggatccaaggccCACCTGCAACCTACGATGCAGGTTGTGGCAACGCAgcatccttaaaccattgagcaatcccagggatcaaacctgcatcctcagggacactatgtcgggtgcttaacctgctgggccatgacaACTCTGGGATAGTTATTCATTGACTTAACCGACTAGGCAGAGATGTTTTAATCTCTTTATATCACCTAGCCTAATATTAGCTATTGCTAAAtttcactgtaataaaaaaaatacaaagactcATTTTATTTAGcaagactgaaaataaaactaagacaTAAAATCACACCTTTAGTGTTGTCCAAAGCAGTTTCTCCATCATCAACTCAAGGCAATTAATCCAGCATATCATTTGTAGAATGCAATATAACAAGAATCATTTCTCAGGTACAAAGGGAGTCATTCAGCCCTTGGGGCTCTTTGCACATAGAATTAGCTTTGACTATTCGATCAACAGCttccacaaaagcagaaataaagaggaaCGGAAATACAAACACGAAATGATTGGCTTTAACcgcttttaaaaggaaacaacagaaacagTGGCTAGACCCCTACTAACTAGAACTAAAGAAAGCAGTGGTTAAGTTCACAGACAGCAGACACTCATCAGAATACATTTTATCCTCAATCAAATGTAAATAGCTAAGTCAGCAAGTATGATGCTCTTACTCTCTGTAAATGGTAAAGTTATCAGTGTTGAAAGATACAGAGACCTGTAGAAACTGCAACAGATCatttataaaacatcttttttagaTCAGTATATAGCCAGCCCTTCccatccatggatgcagaacctgTGATACAGAAGGTGACTTCATATAAGGGAcgtgagcatccatggattttggtgtcctcgggggtcctggaaccagtcccctgTGGAGACCGAGGGATGACTGTATTGCTAAAAtcctttcagtgattttttttttcctcccttaacTGAATATGATCACAGATCCCTCCGAATTTATCTTGgtcatataaaaatgaacaaactgtGGCTTCCTTTCAAACATCCTATCCTtgttatttaaaaagtgattaaaacCAGTACTGAATATGGATCACTTCTGTGAAGTTTAATGCGTGAGAAACATTCAACCAAGGTGACTTTTCCTTGGCAAATCCTAcaaaaactgaattttataaacatttacctATTTTGATAGAGGTTCCATTTATAAATAGCAGCCATGACTTCACTGCCTGCCAAATGGCAGGCCATCACATTTAACATGTTTAGAATTCAAATGTTTGCAGAGTAGGTTTTCCAGGAAATGTTAAAGAAACAAAGTCAAACAGACAGACTGGTTAGTTGTCCCAAGTTAAGGAAACAGCCGAGATCCATGATTTTACTAATTCAGGCAGGTATAACCAGTGGATTTAAATGAATGGGTACTACAACAGTTATACGTTCTGCTTAAAGAAGCAGCAACATTAACATTGAGGGACAGGTGTCGCAGGACTTTACTGAGGCCCTTTTGTGATCTGGTGTAAGGGACAAGCCATCACAGGATGTCAGGATTAGGGAGATATTCCGGTTAAGAATCTGAGCAACCGTGCTATCCGACGAGGCTGAGATGTCCTCGCTCCAGATTCCACTAGTGAAGGAGTGCTTTCTGAGGCTTAGGTGGCCAGAGGAGCAGACGAGTATGTAAATCAGGGATGCTGGACGTGACCTGTTGTTCCTAAGGAGTGATGAACGGCATTGAAATGGGAGGAGCCCTAGTGTGTCTTGATAACCGATACCTTACCTAGGTCTCAGGAGACTAACCCCCTTCTGCAAGCACTTTCTTGCACATGAAAATCCATCACTCCCAGGAACATCTGACTGCCTGTACAAAGTGTGATCAGGACAAGGGTTTGAGAATTCAAGGTCCCAGAAATTAGAATGGAGAAGGGCAACATTTAAATTAAGGGGAGTTAACCCTTTGTGTCTTTTGAGGCAGGGTGAATGCTCCCCCAGCTCCTGACATGACTGGCCCAACTTTTGGGGCCATTTGAGAAATCAGAAGTCTGGGCATGGGACCAAAAATGAGATGGAACTCTATGTCTGAAAGTATTATTCATAGTTTCACTGCAGTGGGAGGGGTACAGTGGGAGTCtctttggggtgtgtgtatgtggggggggaGGCAGCTAAAAACAAAGCTAATAACAAATCTAAGCTAGAGCTTGTCACAAACAACACCGATATGCTTGCGAGTTCACTCCAGACACCACTCAGCAATCTGGTACGCCACCCACACACCCAACTCCAATTTCAGGATATAAaacctttttctcttgtttgccCTTCACCATCCAAATCTAATCAGCAGTGAAAACACATGTGAATGGATTCTGAAGCAGCCCTTCCAATCCAGGGACTGGGGCGTGAACTCTGACCCACACCCACATAGCTGCAGTTTGGAGATTTAACACCCAGTGTGACCCCTGAGCCCTGGATTTAAAGACACGGGCCACCTTGTGAATGCGCTCCTGTTTATCACCATGTCACATGAACTGCTGGCACAAGCCACAGGCAGTCAGACTGGGAACTCTCTTGGACGACCCTTCTACCTTCCCCAGAGAAGCGCTTCCCTGGAGAACCTccacaacaataaaaagacacttGATCTCAAGGAACACACACAATTTGCCAAGCAGGTAGCACAGTGGCTAACAGACAGGACGGTCCCACTTCAGCAGCTATTAAGATGCCTGAGTTCTTTGTTCTGTCTTCTTGATGCTGAGTGGAACCAACGAACAggttaagaggagaaaaaaaaaaaaccgaatcACAGAATAGgcgaaaagttttaaaaagatgtgtgtgGTGGGGACCAAACCCTGACTCTGGAAATGTAGTCAGAAGCCACCACGCTTTAAGCCCTGGGGCCAGGAGGGCGGTGTGTAGAAAAGCTTGCAAAACCTAGCACCAGATTTTCCTTATGGGGCTCAAGCACGCCTCTGCAGTGAGTCAGGTATGCCCTGCCAGGAAGGCCAGGAATGCCAATGTTCTCTGCAGCCATTTTTCCACAGCCCTACTGGCAAACTTACCAGCAGGGATTTGCTCAGTTGCTGAGCGTCACCCACTGGGAGGCAGGACAAGAACACTGGGCTGCCTTTTCCCAAAGCAGGGCAGTCAGGTCACCTGGAGGCATCACACCCTGTATTTCTCCCACGCCTCATGGAGAGCATCCCTAATTCAGCCAGCTTCAAAAGGGGGTGAAAATCAGTGCCTGGAGGTCAAAGGTCTAACCACATGGTTTACAAATCTTAACAGAAGTCGTGTAACCTCCTTACCTGAATAAAACCCCAATTCatcaatccctgccctcccttcccgGGAAGGGGAATAGATTTAAGTCCGTTTCTTTTTTCACGTGGAAGAGAGTCAACAAAGGTAGTGTGGAAGGGGAGGGCAACCCAGTTCGTCCTTTACAAAATCAAGATCTCTTTGAGTGTCACCTGAGGTTGTGGACAAAAACATTCAGTTCTCCTCGGTGCCTGCTTCCAGGGGCTCATCTTCTAAGCCAAAGCTCAGCTTGTCAGTGAGCCCCTCAAACTGCTTCCCCAGGCTGCCCGCAGAGTCCATGAACATGTTAGGGATGTCTTTGCCAAAGTAAATCTTGCTGTTGGAAGCAATGGCCTTGTACTTCATCAGCTGCAGATACTCAGGGGTCAGCTTCAgctggaagaaggaaaaggaaagcagaCATCGGTGGGGTCAGACTGGGGAAGAGTCTGGGGGGCAGCCGGTCGCTTCGCACGCCGAGAGGGTCTCCGGGAGAACcattgccccccgcccccacccctgtctcTCTGTTATGTCAGTGACCGTGCGACCCCTCCTCTGGGGGAGGGTAAGCTCAGAGCTTCAAGGTGAGAGCTGAGAGTTTTCAGGAGTGTCCAAGGTCTATCAAGGCCCGGCTGAGGGAAAGGGAAGGCCTGGCCCACACAGTGCAGGAGTCCCCACTTCCAGCGTGAGGGGCGGGGCAGTGGTCTTTTAACCCCTGAGACTCTCAAGCACTGCAGGTCCCTCTCTTGGCCTGGCAGTGCCGGGCCTCTACCTTATTCGCTTCGGCGATTTTCATGGCAGTGTAGCACTCGGCATCGGCCTTGGCCTTCTCTCGGGCCAGAAACGCCGCATCTAGAGGGAAGGATGAAGTGAATTGAAGCGCAGGGGCTACTGGAAGGCCGGTCCCCAAAACTTTCCCCAACTGCCTCCGTGACCTTGGgcagactgctttttttttggttttgttttgttttgtttgttttttagggctgcacccgtggcatatggaggttcccaggctgggggttgatttggagctacagctgctggcctatgccgcagcccacagtaatgccagatccttaacccactgagtgaggacaggggtggaacccacaacctcaaggttactagtcgggttagttttCCCTGTGCCATAACAGCAACTCCATGACTGCTTTTTACCctgtgctttggtttcctcatttataaaaccaGGGAAAGGGCGTTTTTTCCTGTTTCACAAGTCATGAAACCCAAGATGCAGAAGTGCTCTGACAGCGGCTCCCTGTGGGGAGGAAAAGCTATGGTCAAGGCTGCTGCTGTGCAGGACAATGTTGCCCTCTGATAGCACCTTGGAAAGACACTGCGGCCCAGAGATACTTCCTCTTCCTACCTGCTTACTCCTTTGgtggcctgggaggaggggggtgggACCCCGCCCCAACCTCCAGCCTCGGCCCTCTCCCCTCTTGTGGTGCTACACAGCAAAAGCGAGAGAAACCTTAAGAAGGCTCTGGATCTGGCATGAGGTAGATCTGCCCTGAAACCAACAGCCACAAAAAACCAGTTCAGCCCTGCTCcaacttcattttccttttatttctctcaatCATTTCAGAAAGGCTGTAATTAGCGGTGGTTAAGCAGGCACAACTCTAAGGGAATTACATGCCATGGTCCAGAATTATACTTGTTTGAATTAAGACCCCTGTTCTATCCAAGCAAAATGCTTCCTTAGTCTGCTGAGACCAGCTTTTGGTCAAGCTGATGCAAACTTTTTGATATTTCCTCTCTGGCCTCCGGAAGCAGGCCAGCCTTGTGTGGAAACATCTGTAGCAAAAGCCTGGGAAGGAAGGTGGGTTTGAGGGTGCATGGCCTCAGCAGCGTCCTGGGGGGCGGGAGCCTGCAGGCTGGCTGGGGTTCTGGCTGCAAGTGGCCAACTCAGCTGGCCTTAGCACCTGCTCATCTGTatttacaggaaataaaaatgtgctgtttgggagttccctggtggtctagtgggttaagaattggtgttgtcactgctgtggtacagtttgatccctggcctgggaacttctgcaggccacagatgcagccaaaaaaaaaaaaaaaaaaggtgctaagAACTCCTGAGTGAGGAGCTGCTATTCTGTAGAATCCTAAGTAGCTCTTCCCTGGGCCTCTGCAAAGCCTGACAGGCCCCGTCATGATTATAAATGGACATAGCACTTTGTAGCCTGTAGCTGGGCCCTAAGATCCTGTTTCTGGCCTAGAATTTGTGTGATATAAGGCACCACATGGAGAAGGTGGGGTTGAGGTGAGGGCTTAGGGGCAGGGAACTGAAGGCGAGTGATATTCAGAAAAGTGGCacaggaattcctactgtggcgcaatgggatctgCGGCATCTATGGAGCACTGGCTTTGATTCCTAGCCAggcatgtgggttaaggatctggcattgctatagctatggcttaggttgtgactgtggctcggatctgatccctggcctaggaactccatatgctgcagggcggccaataaagaaaaagaagtggcaCAGAAAGCACTTCTCTTCCGCTTGTCTTTTTGGTGCTGAAAGGTGTCTTCACACCCACAGGGACCCGGAGAGACCAAAGCTGCGGAGTTCATGGActctgaggagggggaggggaaggcagcagGGAACAAGTTGCTGCTCTGACCTGGCTCCTCCATTTACTTCTGAGGCCAGGCTGTGAACCCAAGACCGCAGGGACCATGTGACTGCCTTTCCTTCTAGCCCCGCCTAGCTAATGTCTGTTGAATGAGTGACTCTCTCTGATGTGGAAGATGAATGCCAGCCTGGCCCCAATCTCCCCCAATCTCGAATCAGAGCACAGAGAAAATGTGATGCTCCAAAGAAATTGTgatatccggagttcccgtcatggctcagtagaaacgaatccgactaggaaccatgaggttgtgggttcaatccctggtctcgctcaggcggttatggatccagcattgccttgacctgtggtgtaggtcgaagacgcagctcggatctggcattgctgtggtgtaggccggtggctacagctctgattcgacccctagcttgggaacctccatatgccatggatgcaggccctaaaaagatgaaaaaaaaaaaaaaaagaaaccgtGACATCCGAGGAGAGCTTAAGGAGTAAGGGAAAGGACTCTCCCACCCACTGGTGGCTGAGTGGGGCCTGAGGAAAAGGCAGGCTCAGTTTTCACCTTTGCTCACCTTCGATTTCTGAAATCTTCTTCTCCGTCTCCTTCTCCATCACCTTCTGCCCGTAGGTGATttctgcaacctgagccactttctctgcctctgtgttAATCAAGTTGAGGAAAGGCTTAGAGCGCTGACACTTCAAAAAAGTTTGACTCCAAGCACCTTTCACTTGACCCAAGGGTCTGCTGCAGGGCATGGGTGAGCTCTAGAGAAGAGCCACTGGCTTGGGGGAGAGCCATGGCAGGCCgcaggggcagggatggaacgGGGTGTCAGCGCCAGGCAATGCCCAGGGGACCTGGGCCAAAGGGAAGAGTCCTTCCTTTGACAAGGAGCAAACCCTTTAAGTCACAGGGTATTTCttccaaaggaattttttaaGCACTAAGGCACTCTCTAAAAAGTTTCCTCCGGCTGCTGCACTTTAGGAGGTAGCTAGGGTTGTGGCCAATAGTCTAGTGCAGTGGTGCAGAACCCAGGTTCGGGAACAGAGTCGCTGGATTTGAACCCCATTTCCACCACTTCTTCACCTTGTGACCTTGGGCGGTGATTTAACCTCTCCGGCTTTAGCTCCATGAAATGAGATTAATGAGGGTGCCTTCCTCATGTGGGGGTTTTGAGGGGTGAGGTGATTCACACACAAGGCTGCTCATAGGAAAGGCTGGGTGAGCGCTGTTATTATGGGGAATTCTGAATGAACAGGAAGGGTTCCTATATGGAAACTCAAAACTTTTGACCCCTGGCCATGATCTGGCAGTTTCAGCTATGCTTCCGGGGTGATAAGTGCCACCCCTGCATGTGGTGGGGCTTTGGAGGACCCCGCTCCAGGCTTCCCTGAatgtccccaccctccccagcccctctgcgCTGAAAGGGGGTCCCAGAAGCACATTCAGACCAATGAGGGCCTTCTTCCGCTCTGTCTCGGCCTCCTTCTCCACCACCTTCTGCTTCTGGGCTGCAATGAGAAGCTTTGTCTTCTCACTTTCCCTGGAGGGGAGAAAAGTGTGCATTGGGAGGCCACTGGAGATGAGCTTCCACAGAAATTCCACTGTCCGGGGAGAAGCCAAACTCTCCCACCGAGGGAGGCAAGCTGTGATTTCCTCCTCTCTGCTGggaggcttttttgtttttttaaaatttttaattttttggccatgcctgcagcatgtggaagttccccatccaaggatagaacccatgccacagcagtagccagagccacagcagtgacaatgccagatccttaacccactgagccactagggaactcctgaaaggccGTTTAACGTTTCAGGTAAAAGGAGGTCTGCTGCAGACAGTCACAGGTCTCTGCGCCGCCTCCAAAACTCATGCAGGAAATAAAGCATAATTTACTATAGTAAAGGGTACCCGCCTGCCCACTCAATTGCCCTCCCCTGTCTGGCATGAGCCGTGAAGCTCGAATTAGGCTCCCTGGCCCTTTTAAGAGCGTTGCTGCTCTGCGGCTCTCAGTCACAGTCATGGAGCCCAGGGGAGCGTCCCGCCACGCCTGCTCCGTCTCACAGGGCAACTGGCTGTAACAAACACTCAAGACGGGACCACACGCCTGGCACACCGGTTGCCCCTGGAGTGCAGCGGGGGTGCAGGGCATACTCACATCAGCTCATAGTTCCTGCGGATGGCCTCGGGTATGTTGGGCTTTGTCACACGCACAGCCTGGAGAAGGACAGAAATAGCACCTGATGGGAAATGAGGGTGCTGGGGACCTGCTCCTACGGGTCCTGATCATCCAGCACCCGCTGCAAGGCATCCTCTGCAAAAGGGGCAGGCTGTGCCTTCCTGCGGTGGGGGTGCACCTTCCTGAGGGGGAGGGGTGCTCCCATCAGGGCGACGCTTACTTGGATGACAAGCCCAGGGGCCATGGAGGTCAGATCCTGCTGCAAAGCCAGTTTGAGATTTTCATCAATCTGATCTGGAAtcaagacacacaaaaaagcagCTGTTACGCTTTCTGGCCTTGGGGGCAGAGTGCAAGTCAAGACACCAGCCCAAGAACACACCTGGCAGACAAAAGGTCTTCCTCCCAAGGCTGTGTGCTCATCAGTGCCCAGACCCCCAAAGACCACCCAGCCCACCCCTTGGGACTCTTGGGGCGGAAAGCCCACGCCGTCCTGCTACATGAGCAGATGTGAATGTCCTTTCCCTGGGGCCTCAGGAAA
This region includes:
- the ERLIN2 gene encoding erlin-2 isoform X1, giving the protein MKGQRIPPWNSARMLSLSLQHLKGDKLSLMAQLGAVVAVAASFFCASLFSAVHKIEEGHIGVYYRGGALLTSTSGPGFHLMLPFITSYKSVQTTLQTDEVKNVPCGTSGGVMIYFDRIEVVNFLVPHAVYDIVKNYTADYDKALIFNKIHHELNQFCSVHTLQEVYIELFDQIDENLKLALQQDLTSMAPGLVIQAVRVTKPNIPEAIRRNYELMESEKTKLLIAAQKQKVVEKEAETERKKALIEAEKVAQVAEITYGQKVMEKETEKKISEIEDAAFLAREKAKADAECYTAMKIAEANKLKLTPEYLQLMKYKAIASNSKIYFGKDIPNMFMDSAGSLGKQFEGLTDKLSFGLEDEPLEAGTEEN
- the ERLIN2 gene encoding erlin-2 isoform X2 codes for the protein MAQLGAVVAVAASFFCASLFSAVHKIEEGHIGVYYRGGALLTSTSGPGFHLMLPFITSYKSVQTTLQTDEVKNVPCGTSGGVMIYFDRIEVVNFLVPHAVYDIVKNYTADYDKALIFNKIHHELNQFCSVHTLQEVYIELFDQIDENLKLALQQDLTSMAPGLVIQAVRVTKPNIPEAIRRNYELMESEKTKLLIAAQKQKVVEKEAETERKKALIEAEKVAQVAEITYGQKVMEKETEKKISEIEDAAFLAREKAKADAECYTAMKIAEANKLKLTPEYLQLMKYKAIASNSKIYFGKDIPNMFMDSAGSLGKQFEGLTDKLSFGLEDEPLEAGTEEN
- the ERLIN2 gene encoding erlin-2 precursor (The RefSeq protein has 1 substitution compared to this genomic sequence); this translates as MAQLGAVVAVAASFFCASLFSAVHKIEEGHIGVYYRGGALLTSTSGPGFHLMLPFITSYKSVQTTLQTDEVKNVPCGTSGGVMIYFDRVEVVNFLVPHAVYDIVKNYTADYDKALIFNKIHHELNQFCSVHTLQEVYIELFDQIDENLKLALQQDLTSMAPGLVIQAVRVTKPNIPEAIRRNYELMESEKTKLLIAAQKQKVVEKEAETERKKALIEAEKVAQVAEITYGQKVMEKETEKKISEIEDAAFLAREKAKADAECYTAMKIAEANKLKLTPEYLQLMKYKAIASNSKIYFGKDIPNMFMDSAGSLGKQFEGLTDKLSFGLEDEPLEAGTEEN